In a genomic window of Quercus lobata isolate SW786 chromosome 4, ValleyOak3.0 Primary Assembly, whole genome shotgun sequence:
- the LOC115987248 gene encoding inosine-5'-monophosphate dehydrogenase 2-like — MAPSEIVEDGFASTRLFNQGYSYTYDDVIFLPHYIDFSTDDVSLSTNLTRRLPLYTPIVSSPMDTVTESAMAAAVASLGGIGIIHPNLSAQVQAAMVRSVKSRRVPFLSSPTFLSPSHRISSLDDFDASSPYVLVTESGSPRSKFVGYVSKSDWLNLEDERKGSEVKSYMKTSNDIVVPWNQSLDQIESFFKEKDSDLGVLVRGNADVAAESEVVDVVMKEDVERVRGNPRLGLGGTVGPDGGWRVGAAIGTRENDKERLEGLVKEGVDVVVLDSSQGNSIYQIEMIKYVKRVYPELDVIGGNVVTAAQAENLIKAGVDGLRVGMGSGSICTTQEVCAVGRGQATAVYKVASIASKYGVPVIADGGISNSGHIVKALVLGASTVMMGSFLAGSEEAPGSYEYQNGRRVKKYRGMGSLEAMTKGSDQRYLGDTTKLKIAQGVVGAVADKGSVLKFVPYTMQAVKQGFQDLGASSLKSAHDLLRGGVLRLEVRTGAAQVEGGVHGLVSYEKKPF, encoded by the exons ATGGCGCCGTCGGAGATTGTCGAAGACGGGTTCGCGTCGACGCGTCTGTTCAACCAAGGCTACTCCTACACCTACGACGACGTGATTTTCCTCCCGCACTACATCGACTTCTCCACCGACGATGTCTCTCTCTCCACCAACCTCACGCGCCGCCTCCCTCTCTACACTCCGATCGTCTCTTCTCCGATGGACACCGTCACCGAGTCCGCCATGGCCGCCGCCGTGGCCTCGCTCGGCGGCATCGGAATCATCCACCCCAACCTCTCCGCCCAGGTCCAAGCCGCCATGGTCCGCTCCGTCAAGTCTCGCCGCGTCCCTTTCCTCTCTTCCCCTACTTTCCTCTCTCCCTCGCATCGCATTTCGTCCCTCGACGACTTCGACGCTTCGTCTCCGTACGTTTTGGTCACCGAATCGGGCTCCCCGAGGTCGAAGTTCGTCGGCTACGTGTCGAAGTCCGATTGGCTGAATCTCGAAGACGAAAGAAAAGGTTCGGAGGTGAAATCGTATATGAAGACCTCGAACGATATCGTTGTTCCGTGGAATCAAAGTTTGGATCAGATTGAATCgtttttcaaagagaaagacTCGGATTTGGGGGTTTTGGTGAGGGGAAATGCTGACGTGGCGGCGGAGAGCGAGGTGGTGGATGTGGTGATGAAGGAGGATgtggagagagtgagagggaaTCCGAGATTGGGGTTGGGGGGAACGGTGGGGCCCGACGGAGGGTGGCGGGTCGGGGCAGCAATCGGGACGAGGGAGAACGATAAGGAGAGATTAGAGGGATTGGTGAAGGAAGGAGTGGACGTGGTGGTGTTGGATAGTTCACAAGGGAACTCAATTTATCAGATTGAGATGATTAAGTATGTGAAGAGAGTGTATCCGGAGCTTGATGTGATTGGGGGGAATGTAGTGACGGCTGCGCAGGCAGAGAATTTGATTAAGGCGGGTGTCGATGGGTTGAGAGTCGGGATGGGGTCCGGGTCTATTTGTACTACGCAGGAGGTTTGCGCTGTGGGGCGCGGGCAG GCTACTGCTGTTTACAAGGTTGCTTCTATTGCTTCAAAGTACGGTGTGCCTGTCATTGCCGATGGTGGAATTTCGAATTCTGGACATATTGTCAAGGCTTTGGTCCTAGGGGCATCTACTGTAATGATGGGAAGCTTTTTAGCGGGAAGTGAGGAGGCTCCTGGGTCTTATGAATATCAG AATGGTCGACGGGTCAAAAAATACAGAGGTATGGGATCCCTAGAAGCTATGACTAAAGGGAGTGATCAAAGGTATTTGGGTGATACAACCAAGCTAAAAATTGCTCAGGGCGTTGTTGGAGCAGTTGCAGATAAAGGTTCTGTTCTGAAGTTTGTACCTTACACTATGCAAGCAGTAAAGCAGGGGTTCCAAGATCTTGGTGCTTCCTCTCTGAAGTCTGCTCATGATCTCTTAAGAGGAGGGGTATTAAGGCTAGAG GTCCGGACAGGAGCTGCGCAAGTTGAAGGTGGTGTCCATGGCCTAGTTTCTTATGAAAAGAAACCATTTTGA